In Oryza sativa Japonica Group chromosome 2, ASM3414082v1, the following are encoded in one genomic region:
- the LOC4330920 gene encoding protein SEMI-ROLLED LEAF 2-like isoform X1, with protein MTMGVVSREVLPACERLCFLCPSLRTRSRHPVKRYKKLLSEIFPKSQDEEPNDRKIGKLCEYISRNPLRVPKITVYLEQKFYKELRVEHFGSVKVVMAIYRKVICSCQEQLPLFANSLLNIVEALLEQNRQDDLRTIACRTLFYFVNNQVDSTYMFNLESQIPKLCQLAQEMGEKEKISIVHAAGLQALSSMVWFMGEHSHISAELDNVVSAVLENYESPYANSDNDAAIEDRRTQWVSEVLKAEDHEPSGITILTRVPSWKAIRAPRGELSLTTEESESPNFWSGICLHNLARISREATTVRRVLEAIFRYFDNNNLWSPSKGLALCVLLDMQIVIEKSGQNSHILLSMLVKHLEHKNVLKQTDKILDIIEVTTRLAEHSKAQSSTALMAAISDMVRHLSKNMQLLVSDVGPGDGMVMNDRYGKATDECLVQLSRKVGDAGPILDALAVVLENISSTTPVARSTIAATYRTAQIIASLPNLLYQSKAFPEALFHQLLLAMVYPDCETHLGAHRIFSVVLVPSSVSPCSFSGSSQTSKIGIKRTLSRTTSVFSSSAALFGKLKRDVFSFRENSRLDGTNLIPISENSDQINGNDPKLFKSQTIQRMYSAKDSFVTSSSEISNLSGTTQETDPVTLMLSGRQAILLLSSLWTQALSPENVPRNYEAISHTYCLMLLFSEDKKSCLEVLVGSFQLAFSLQSISLQAGFLPPSRRRSLFTMATSMLVFFSKAFGIPSLIPLVKDLLTTSIVDPFLRLVEDCKLQVVESCLTVYGSKDDDDLALKSLSNININDQSKQASVSLILDSLKDLSEAELSTIRKQLLEEFSADDACPLGSHSNESTSQSPAYNAKLHQKSLEVIPVGFIFEDDTLVEPANSLAEPQLQQPLDNGLIDVNQLLESVVETSRHVGRLSVSTNLDLPFKEVANRCEALLIGKQQKLSVCMSVHQKQDGESPMDKLGSPQQISPTAGFVSTNDEQCHSDFCKLPVLSPYDKFLAGSGC; from the exons ATGACGATGGGTGTGGTGTCAAGGGAGGTATTGCCTGCATGCGAGAGGCTTTGCTTCCTTTGCCCGTCATTGCGCACGAGGTCTCGGCATCCGGTCAAGCGATACAAGAAGTTGCTCTCAGAAATCTTCCCTAAGTCACAG GATGAAGAACCCAATGACCGAAAGATCGGCAAATTGTGCGAATATATTTCGAGGAATCCTTTGCGTGTTCCAAAG ATTACAGTTTATTTAGAGCAAAAATTCTACAAGGAATTGAGAGTTGAGCATTTTGGGTCAGTGAAAGTTGTCATGGCAATTTACCGAAAGGTGATATGTTCTTGTCAGGAGCAACT GCCTCTTTTCGCCAATAGCTTGCTAAACATCGTAGAAGCCCTATTGGAACAGAACAGACAGGATGACTTGCGGACAATAGCGTGTCGAACACTTTTTTACTTTGTAAACAACCAG GTTGACAGCACATACATGTTCAATTTAGAGAGCCAAATCCCTAAACTATGTCAACTGGCCCAAGAGATGGGTGAGAAGGAGAAGATATCCATTGTTCATGCAGCTGGCCTCCAAGCCCTTTCATCCATG GTGTGGTTTATGGGTGAGCATTCCCATATCTCTGCAGAGCTCGACAAC GTTGTCTCTGCAGTTCTGGAAAACTACGAGAGCCCATATGCAAATTCTGATAATGATGCTGCCATTGAGGATAGAAGGACTCAGTGGGTGAGTGAAGTTCTCAAAGCTGAAGATCATGAACCTTCCGGTATTACCATTTTGACAAGGGTTCCTTCATGGAAAGCCATTAGAGCTCCCCGCGGTGAATTAAGCCTGACAAC TGAAGAATCAGAAAGTCCAAATTTTTGGTCAGGGATTTGTCTGCACAACCTTGCTAGAATATCCAGGGAAGCAACAACAGTCCGACGAGTTCTGGAAGCTATATTTCGTTATTTTGATAACAACAATCTGTGGTCGCCTTCTAAAGGACTTGCATTGTGTGTCCTTTTGGATATGCAAATTGTGATAGAGAAATCTG GACAGAATTCACATATATTGTTATCCATGTTAGTCAAGCATCTTGAACACAAGAATGTATTGAAGCAGACAGATAAGATTCTGGACATTATTGAGGTCACAACACGCCTTGCCGAGCACTCCAAAGCTCAATCTTCTACTGCACTAATGGCTGCAATAAGTGATATGGTCAGGCATTTGAGTAAAAACATGCAGCTCTTGGTCAGTGATGTAGGTCCTGGGGATGGCATGGTTATGAATGACAGATATGGGAAAGCTACCGATGAATGTCTTGTTCAGTTGTCTAGAAAG GTAGGCGATGCTGGGCCTATCCTTGATGCGTTGGCTGTTGTCCTGGAGAACATTTCAAGTACTACACCTGTTGCCCGGTCCACTATTGCTGCAACATATCGTACAGCTCAAATAATTGCATCATTGCCAAATCTGTTATACCAGAGCAAA GCATTTCCTGAGGCGTTATTTCATCAATTGCTTTTGGCAATGGTCTATCCAGATTGTGAGACACATTTAGGGGCACATCGGATTTTCTCTGTTGTTCTTGTTCCTTCTTCTGTCTCTCCATGCTCATTTTCAGGCTCTTCACAAACAAGCAAGATTGGTATTAAAAGGACATTGTCTAGGACTACATCTGTTTTCTCATCTTCTGCTGCTCTGTTTGGGAAATTGAAAAGAGATGTGTTTTCATTTCGTGAAAATTCACGCCTGGATGGCACTAATCTAATCCCTATCAGTGAGAATTCAGACCAGATAAACGGGAATGATCCAAAACTATTCAAATCACAGACCATTCAAAGGATGTATAGTGCAAAAGATAGTTTTGTAACATCTTCATCAGAAATAAGTAATTTGAGTGGGACAACTCAGGAAACA GATCCAGTCACCCTCATGCTGAGTGGTCGTCAGGCTATCCTTCTGCTTTCCTCCTTGTGGACTCAGGCACTTTCACCTGAAAATGTTCCACGAAATTATGAAGCAATTTCTCATACTTATTGCTTGATGCTACTGTTTTCTGAAGACAAG AAATCATGTCTTGAAGTTCTTGTTGGCAGCTTTCAGCTTGCTTTTTCATTGCAAAGCATTTCATTACAAGCAG GTTTTTTGCCACCATCACGCAGGCGTTCACTCTTTACTATGGCAACTTCTATGCTTGTGTTTTTCTCGAAAGCTTTTGGCATTCCATCTCTCATTCCTCTAGTGAAAGATTTGTTGACTACAAGCATA GTTGATCCATTTCTTCGTCTAGTTGAAGACTGCAAATTGCAGGTTGTTGAGTCTTGCTTGACAGTTTACGGTTCAAAAGACGACGATGATCTTGCTTTGAAATCTCTCTCAAACATCAACATCAATGATCAGTCAAAACAGGCATCAGTTTCTCTTATTCTCGATAGTTTGAAAGATTTATCGGAG GCTGAATTGTCTACTATAAGAAAGCAATTGCTTGAGGAGTTCTCAGCAGATGATGCCTGTCCCCTGGGTTCTCACTCGAATGAATCTACTTCACAATCTCCTGCATATAATGCTAAGTTGCACCAAAAATCGTTGGAG GTTATTCCTGTCGGCTTTATTTTTGAGGATGATACCCTAGTTGAACCAGCTAACAGCTTAGCAGAACCTCAATTGCAACAACCTTTGGACAATGGCCTTATTGATGTGAATCAGCTTCTTGAATCA GTTGTGGAAACATCTCGGCACGTTGGAAGACTATCAGTGTCAACAAACCTTGATTTGCCTTTTAAGGAGGTAGCAAACCGATGTGAAGCTCTTTTGATCGGAAAGCAGCAAAAGCTATCTGTCTGCATGAGCGTCCACCAAAAACAG GATGGTGAATCACCCATGGACAAGCTTGGGTCACCTCAGCAAATTTCTCCAACGGCTGGGTTTGTATCAACGAACGACGAGCAATGTCACTCTGATTTCTGTAAGCTGCCGGTCCTGAGTCCCTACGATAAATTCCTTGCGGGCTCTGGCTGCTAA
- the LOC9266356 gene encoding polyadenylate-binding protein-interacting protein 7, translated as MSSHGFSTKGGDAGSKLPSTVTTLNPNAAEFVPSTFRSPFGSRTVADVSKPDFRGLSGKTNLGRSESSKSNNSDDETHQFWHRQLPDDIIPDFSDMEKVEQQHGELSFSGLSLNAPPFFGTAASNLSREHHGLLSQAGKNLDLGHNDLYYDENSGSNSGKQNHADNLCYTNGKLDLLYDHDPLEYLASQFPGFSVESLAELYCANGCDFDLTVEILTQLEMQVDASSCQNLNLAPNTPNIGTGNFPVLPGTEDLNCLFEGNVGAHGITNRHNSSTMSRTGDFVSAIQRLALQDAGHMKFKNESPKYANGLLSIVARKQYGCDTRSSLGNKFLKASSNVHSAPVSLKTGDAMASMCSESRGEAGDFARIRNTCFEQATQAYMMGNKALAKELSMKGQLYNLQMKAAHETAREAIYQQRNPFSSEQGQDRLIDLHGLQVSEAIQVVKAELALLMGATRSAGEGTDHDLHWNRTPHQGLSRGKVAGRP; from the exons ATGAGTTCACATGGATTTTCTACAAAAGGCGGAGATGCAGGGTCAAAATTACCAAGTACAGTTACCACCCTAAATCCAAATGCAGCAGAATTTGTCCCTTCAACTTTTAGGTCGCCTTTTGGAAGTAGAACAGTTGCGGATGTAAGTAAACCAGATTTTAGGGGGCTCTCTGGTAAAACGAACCTTGGTAGGTCGGAATCATCAAAATCTAATAACTCGGATGATGAAACACACCAGTTTTGGCATAGACAGCTTCCTGATGATATTATTCCAGACTTCAGTGATATGGAAAAAGTTGAACAGCAACATGGAGAATTGTCATTTTCTGGATTGTCATTGAATGCACCCCCTTTCTTTGGCACAGCAGCCAGCAACTTGTCGAGAGAGCATCATGGGTTATTGTCTCAAGCAGGCAAGAATCTTGACCTGGGGCACAATGATTTGTATTATGATGAGAATTCAGGTTCAAACAGTGGGAAGCAAAATCATGCAGATAACCTATGTTATACTAATGGGAAGCTTGACCTCCTTTATGATCATGACCCACTTGAGTATTTAGCATCCCAGTTTCCTGGTTTTTCTGTGGAGAGCCTTGCTGAGTTGTACTGTGCTAATGGTTGCGACTTCGACCTTACTGTTGAAATTCTCACTCAGTTAGAG ATGCAAGTTGATGCTAGCTCCTGTCAGAATCTGAATCTGGCCCCAAATACACCAAACATTGGCACAGGAAACTTCCCTGTACTACCTGGAACAGAAGACCTTAATTGTTTGTTTGAAGGCAATGTAGGTGCCCATGGAATTACAAACAGACACAACTCTTCAACAATGTCTAGGACTGGAGATTTTGTTTCAGCTATTCAAAGACTTGCATTGCAGGATGCTGGCCACATGAAGTTTAAAAATGAAAGTCCCAAGTATGCTAATGGTCTTTTGAGTATTGTTGCGCGGAAACAGTATGGCTGTGATACAAGGTCTTCCTTAGGAAACAAGTTCCTTAAGGCCAGTAGTAATGTTCACTCAGCCCCAGTCAGTCTAAAGACTGGTGATGCCATGG CAAGCATGTGCTCAGAATCAAGGGGGGAAGCTGGTGATTTTGCCCGCATACGCAATACATGTTTTGAACAA GCCACGCAAGCTTATATGATGGGAAACAAAGCGTTAGCAAAGGAACTGAGCATGAAGGGACAGTTGTACAACCTGCAAATGAAGGCAGCTCATGAGACAGCTAGGGAAGCTATTTATCAGCAAAG GAACCCATTTTCATCTGAACAAGGCCAGGACCGTCTGATCGACTTGCATGGGCTTCAGGTGAGCGAAGCCATCCAGGTTGTGAAGGCTGAGCTTGCCCTCCTGATGGGTGCTACAAGGTCAGCTGGAGAAGGCACAGATCATGATCTGCATTGGAACAGGACACCACACCAAGGGCTCTCGCGAGGCAAGGTTGCCGGACGCCCTTGA
- the LOC4330920 gene encoding protein SEMI-ROLLED LEAF 2-like isoform X2 yields the protein MGEHSHISAELDNVVSAVLENYESPYANSDNDAAIEDRRTQWVSEVLKAEDHEPSGITILTRVPSWKAIRAPRGELSLTTEESESPNFWSGICLHNLARISREATTVRRVLEAIFRYFDNNNLWSPSKGLALCVLLDMQIVIEKSGQNSHILLSMLVKHLEHKNVLKQTDKILDIIEVTTRLAEHSKAQSSTALMAAISDMVRHLSKNMQLLVSDVGPGDGMVMNDRYGKATDECLVQLSRKVGDAGPILDALAVVLENISSTTPVARSTIAATYRTAQIIASLPNLLYQSKAFPEALFHQLLLAMVYPDCETHLGAHRIFSVVLVPSSVSPCSFSGSSQTSKIGIKRTLSRTTSVFSSSAALFGKLKRDVFSFRENSRLDGTNLIPISENSDQINGNDPKLFKSQTIQRMYSAKDSFVTSSSEISNLSGTTQETDPVTLMLSGRQAILLLSSLWTQALSPENVPRNYEAISHTYCLMLLFSEDKKSCLEVLVGSFQLAFSLQSISLQAGFLPPSRRRSLFTMATSMLVFFSKAFGIPSLIPLVKDLLTTSIVDPFLRLVEDCKLQVVESCLTVYGSKDDDDLALKSLSNININDQSKQASVSLILDSLKDLSEAELSTIRKQLLEEFSADDACPLGSHSNESTSQSPAYNAKLHQKSLEVIPVGFIFEDDTLVEPANSLAEPQLQQPLDNGLIDVNQLLESVVETSRHVGRLSVSTNLDLPFKEVANRCEALLIGKQQKLSVCMSVHQKQDGESPMDKLGSPQQISPTAGFVSTNDEQCHSDFCKLPVLSPYDKFLAGSGC from the exons ATGGGTGAGCATTCCCATATCTCTGCAGAGCTCGACAAC GTTGTCTCTGCAGTTCTGGAAAACTACGAGAGCCCATATGCAAATTCTGATAATGATGCTGCCATTGAGGATAGAAGGACTCAGTGGGTGAGTGAAGTTCTCAAAGCTGAAGATCATGAACCTTCCGGTATTACCATTTTGACAAGGGTTCCTTCATGGAAAGCCATTAGAGCTCCCCGCGGTGAATTAAGCCTGACAAC TGAAGAATCAGAAAGTCCAAATTTTTGGTCAGGGATTTGTCTGCACAACCTTGCTAGAATATCCAGGGAAGCAACAACAGTCCGACGAGTTCTGGAAGCTATATTTCGTTATTTTGATAACAACAATCTGTGGTCGCCTTCTAAAGGACTTGCATTGTGTGTCCTTTTGGATATGCAAATTGTGATAGAGAAATCTG GACAGAATTCACATATATTGTTATCCATGTTAGTCAAGCATCTTGAACACAAGAATGTATTGAAGCAGACAGATAAGATTCTGGACATTATTGAGGTCACAACACGCCTTGCCGAGCACTCCAAAGCTCAATCTTCTACTGCACTAATGGCTGCAATAAGTGATATGGTCAGGCATTTGAGTAAAAACATGCAGCTCTTGGTCAGTGATGTAGGTCCTGGGGATGGCATGGTTATGAATGACAGATATGGGAAAGCTACCGATGAATGTCTTGTTCAGTTGTCTAGAAAG GTAGGCGATGCTGGGCCTATCCTTGATGCGTTGGCTGTTGTCCTGGAGAACATTTCAAGTACTACACCTGTTGCCCGGTCCACTATTGCTGCAACATATCGTACAGCTCAAATAATTGCATCATTGCCAAATCTGTTATACCAGAGCAAA GCATTTCCTGAGGCGTTATTTCATCAATTGCTTTTGGCAATGGTCTATCCAGATTGTGAGACACATTTAGGGGCACATCGGATTTTCTCTGTTGTTCTTGTTCCTTCTTCTGTCTCTCCATGCTCATTTTCAGGCTCTTCACAAACAAGCAAGATTGGTATTAAAAGGACATTGTCTAGGACTACATCTGTTTTCTCATCTTCTGCTGCTCTGTTTGGGAAATTGAAAAGAGATGTGTTTTCATTTCGTGAAAATTCACGCCTGGATGGCACTAATCTAATCCCTATCAGTGAGAATTCAGACCAGATAAACGGGAATGATCCAAAACTATTCAAATCACAGACCATTCAAAGGATGTATAGTGCAAAAGATAGTTTTGTAACATCTTCATCAGAAATAAGTAATTTGAGTGGGACAACTCAGGAAACA GATCCAGTCACCCTCATGCTGAGTGGTCGTCAGGCTATCCTTCTGCTTTCCTCCTTGTGGACTCAGGCACTTTCACCTGAAAATGTTCCACGAAATTATGAAGCAATTTCTCATACTTATTGCTTGATGCTACTGTTTTCTGAAGACAAG AAATCATGTCTTGAAGTTCTTGTTGGCAGCTTTCAGCTTGCTTTTTCATTGCAAAGCATTTCATTACAAGCAG GTTTTTTGCCACCATCACGCAGGCGTTCACTCTTTACTATGGCAACTTCTATGCTTGTGTTTTTCTCGAAAGCTTTTGGCATTCCATCTCTCATTCCTCTAGTGAAAGATTTGTTGACTACAAGCATA GTTGATCCATTTCTTCGTCTAGTTGAAGACTGCAAATTGCAGGTTGTTGAGTCTTGCTTGACAGTTTACGGTTCAAAAGACGACGATGATCTTGCTTTGAAATCTCTCTCAAACATCAACATCAATGATCAGTCAAAACAGGCATCAGTTTCTCTTATTCTCGATAGTTTGAAAGATTTATCGGAG GCTGAATTGTCTACTATAAGAAAGCAATTGCTTGAGGAGTTCTCAGCAGATGATGCCTGTCCCCTGGGTTCTCACTCGAATGAATCTACTTCACAATCTCCTGCATATAATGCTAAGTTGCACCAAAAATCGTTGGAG GTTATTCCTGTCGGCTTTATTTTTGAGGATGATACCCTAGTTGAACCAGCTAACAGCTTAGCAGAACCTCAATTGCAACAACCTTTGGACAATGGCCTTATTGATGTGAATCAGCTTCTTGAATCA GTTGTGGAAACATCTCGGCACGTTGGAAGACTATCAGTGTCAACAAACCTTGATTTGCCTTTTAAGGAGGTAGCAAACCGATGTGAAGCTCTTTTGATCGGAAAGCAGCAAAAGCTATCTGTCTGCATGAGCGTCCACCAAAAACAG GATGGTGAATCACCCATGGACAAGCTTGGGTCACCTCAGCAAATTTCTCCAACGGCTGGGTTTGTATCAACGAACGACGAGCAATGTCACTCTGATTTCTGTAAGCTGCCGGTCCTGAGTCCCTACGATAAATTCCTTGCGGGCTCTGGCTGCTAA
- the LOC4330922 gene encoding uncharacterized LOC4330922, with product MATATMATAAGAAALLYYTLNRRLQVEKLNQEGDCGNERDAATRGALSTTSRSRVSRRDVRAPATWLETISTLSETLRFTYSETLGKWPIGDLAFGISFLLKRQGNVPVASIYAGDDSVELNGAPVIADLKHHLNLLTLCWHFSKKPFPLFLEATGYSSEDVLMQEPKAGILKPAFTIILDRDKQCILLLIRGTHSIRDTLTAATGAVVPFHHTIVQEGGVSDLVLGYAHFGMVAAARWIAKLAAPCLAQALHTHPDYKIKIVGHSLGGGTAALLTYVLREQQEFASTTCVSFAPAACMTWDLAESGVHFITTVINGADLVPTFSAASVDDLRSEVTASAWLNDLRHQIEQTRILSTFYRSASALGSRLPSIANAKARVAGAGAILRPVSTGTQVVMRRARSVAQAAWTRPALQLSSWTCIGPRRRTNTVSTSTVTSEEIRATTNDGSESTSLLTETTEIVKTETMQFASSEEVQSSSEVSDAVGMMDEKVDSDGEDIIDHHVDEDRMTDVELWQQLENELYRRSEDDEIVEDMTESAITEEVGGTAEDVLSETNDKEVHRFYPPGKIMHILTSTIEETVSAEESSVPHEDDTTGDSDTRIGIFLTPRSLYGKLRLSKMMINDHYMPIYRRNIEQLIAELEKDSSFPVSDCLDSEVP from the exons ATGGCGACAGCAACAATGGCAACCGCAGCTGGCGCGGCTGCGCTTCTGTACTACACGCTGAACCGCCGGCTTCAGGTGGAGAAGCTGAATCAGGAAGGCGATTGCGGCAATGAAAGAGATGCCGCGACGAGGGGGGCCCTCAGTACCACCAGCAGGAGCAGGGTGTCAAGGAGGGATGTTCGTGCCCCTGCCACATGGCTGGAGACAATTTCCACTCTGTCGGAGACACTGCGGTTCACATACTCAGAGACCCTTGGGAAGTGGCCCATCGGTGACCTCGCTTTTGGGATTAGCTTCCTCCTCAAGAGGCAG GGGAATGTACCTGTAGCAAGCATATATGCTGGAGATGATAGTGTGGAGCTCAATGGAGCTCCAGTAATTGCTGACTTAAAGCATCATTTAAATTTGTTGACACTATGTTGGCATTTCTCCAAGAAGCCGTTCCCGTTGTTTTTGGAGGCGACTGGCTACTCTTCGGAGGATGTTCTTATGCAAGAGCCTAAAGCAGGA ATTTTGAAGCCAGCTTTCACCATTATACTTGATAGAGACAAGCAATGTATACTTCTATTAATTAGGGGAACCCACAGCATCAGGGACACACTAACAGCAGCCACTGGTGCTGTGGTTCCATTCCACCATACTATTGTACAGGAAGGTGGTGTTAGCGATTTAGTTTTAGGGTACGCGCACTTTGGGATGGTTGCAGCAGCTAGATGGATTGCAAAGCTTGCAGCCCCTTGTCTTGCTCAGGCATTGCATACTCATCCAGATTATAAAATAAAG ATTGTTGGACATTCACTTGGTGGTGGTACAGCAGCTCTGTTGACATATGTCCTGAGGGAACAGCAGGAGTTTGCATCTACTACTTGTGTCTCCTTTGCTCCAG CTGCTTGTATGACATGGGATCTGGCAGAATCAGGAGTGCATTTTATCACTACAGTCATCAATGGAGCTGATCTGGTGCCAACCTTTTCAGCTGCATCAGTAGACGATCTTCGTTCAGAG GTTACTGCATCTGCCTGGTTAAACGATCTGCGCCACCAAATAGAGCAAACCAGAATTCTGAGCACTTTCTATCGATCTGCGTCAGCCTTGGGATCAAGACTTCCTTCAATAGCAAATGCCAAAGCAAGAGTAGCTGGTGCTGGTGCTATCCTAAGACCTGTATCTACCGGGACACAG GTTGTAATGAGGAGAGCTCGTAGTGTAGCACAAGCAGCTTGGACAAGACCAGCACTTCAGCTATCCTCATGGACATGTATTGGCCCAAGGAGGCGAACTAATACTGTATCCACTTCAACAGTAACATCAGAAGAAATAAGAGCAACAACAAATGATGGCTCTGAGTCCACTTCTCTGTTGACTGAAACCACAGAGATAGTTAAAACTGAAACCATGCAGTTTGCTTCATCAGAAGAGGTTCAGAGTTCGAGTGAGGTGTCAGATGCTGTTGGAATGATGGATGAGAAGGTAGATAGTGACGGTGAGGACATCATTGATCACCATGTGGATGAGGACAGGATGACTGACGTAGAGCTGTGGCAGCAACTTGAAAATGAGTTGTACCGAAGGAGTGAAGATGACGAAATAGTGGAGGATATGACTGAAAGTGCTATTACTGAAGAGGTGGGTGGCACAGCTGAAGATGTGCTCAGTGAGACCAATGACAAGGAGGTACATAGATTTTATCCTCCAGGaaaaatcatgcatatattaaCTTCCACCATAGAGGAAACAGTCAGTGCCGAAGAGTCGAGCGTGCCTCATGAAGATGACACGACCGGTGATTCGGACACCAGAATAGGCATCTTCTTGACCCCAAGGTCATTATATGGCAAACTGAGGCTTTCAAAAATGATGATTAACGATCATTACATGCCTATATATAGAAGAAATATTGAGCAGTTGATCGCTGAGCTTGAGAAGGATTCGTCATTCCCAGTCAGTGATTGTCTTGACAGTGAAGTTCCCTAG
- the LOC4330921 gene encoding mRNA cap guanine-N7 methyltransferase 2, which yields MAVTPHHRLYEFAKTALIKIFAFPYATVCDLYCDGGVDTDKWGDAQIGHYIGIDASASGVNDARELWESRKKLFTSEFIELDPSADDFEAQMQEKGIQADIVCCMQHLQLCFESEEHAQKLLNNVSSLLKPGGYFVGIIPDSSTIWTKYQKNVEASHNKGLKTVPNSIRSENYVITFEVEEEKFPFFGKKYQLKFANESMFENHCLVHFPSFMRLAREAGLEYVEIQNLTEFYDDNRTQFAPLLGGYGSSLVDPRGKLVARSFDILGLYSTFVFQKPDPDAMPPIVTPELHDPENDQEEEWLWTQQASMDDGRVSRTDILPPADNEKGILGPGPADMRL from the exons ATGGCAGTGACACCGCATCATCGGCTATATGAATTTGCTAAGACTGCCCTTATCAAGATTTTCGCATTCCCTTATGCCACG GTCTGTGACCTGTATTGTGATGGTGGGGTTGATACAGACAAGTGGGGCGATGCACAAATTGGTCACTACATAGGGATTG ATGCCTCTGCATCAGGTGTCAATGATGCTCGTGAGCTGTGGGAGAGCAGAAAGAAACTTTTCACGTCTGAGTTCATCGAGTTAGATCCTTCTGCT GATGACTTTGAAGCTCAAATGCAAGAAAAGGGCATCCAAGCAGATATAGTTTGTTGTATGCAGCATTTGCAG TTATGTTTCGAGAGTGAGGAACATGCTCAAAAGCTTCTGAATAATGTATCATCTTTACTCAAACCTGGAGGCTATTTTGTTGGCATAATTCCTGATTCATCTACAATATG GACAAAATATCAAAAGAATGTCGAGGCTTCACATAATAAGGGTCTGAAGACTGTTCCAAATAGCATTCGCTCAGAGAACTATGTCATCACCTTTGAAGTTGAGGAAGAAAA GTTTCCTTTCTTTGGAAAAAAGTACCAACTCAAATTTGCAAATGAATCAATGTTCGAGAATCACTGCCTGGTCCACTTTCCCAGCTTTATGAG ATTAGCAAGGGAGGCAGGACTTGAATATGTAGAGATCCAGAATTTAACCGAGTTTTACGATGATAACAG AACTCAGTTTGCTCCATTGCTTGGTGGTTATGGTTCCAGTTTGGTGGATCCGCGTGGAAAGCTTGTCGCTCGTTCGTTTGATATTTTAG GCTTGTATTCAACTTTTGTTTTCCAGAAGCCTGACCCAGATGCAATGCCACCAATTGTAACACCCGAATTGCATGATCCTGAGAATGATCAAGAAGAG GAATGGCTCTGGACGCAGCAGGCATCAATGGACGATGGAAGGGTCTCACGTACTGATATACTTCCTCCTGCGGATAATGAGAAAGGCATCCTTGGTCCTGGACCTGCAGATATGAGGCTTTAA